From the genome of Triticum aestivum cultivar Chinese Spring chromosome 1A, IWGSC CS RefSeq v2.1, whole genome shotgun sequence:
ccgcatgttctttcacttgtGTCCTCGGGGTTGATACTGTTGGTTCTTTTGTTGCGTGTGGTCTGAGGGTGGAGTTGGGTGTCACTGGGTTTTCGCCCCACAACGGGCTGCCCGATGACGGGTGCTCGTGGTGGTTTTCCCAGTGGTGCTTTGAGCTCGCGCTCCCTTTCCGGTTCCCTTATGTTTGTTGGTAGGGTCTTTGCATCTGTTTGAGTGGATCTAGGAGATTGTGTGGTGACTTGAACTTTGTATTTCCGTTATGATGAGTAATGGAAAGGGGTGGCGCCCGGCTAAAAAAAATCTCTTTTTTTTAGAAAATGCATACATCCGGCTGTATCTCTACAGATTGCAAACGGGTCGAAGAGTCTCATCGCCATCTTCGATTCGTGCAAGTCGATGGCGCGCCATGAGCCTAACTTGATGCCACACCTTTATTTTAAAACGGCAGGGTTACGAAATTGTCGTAACTACTAGGGCCAACAAGTAATTATATGTCATGAGAAGACGCCAACGGTGACAATCTAGAACATCAAGAGGTCAACCTAGAGAAATAGATGAAGGCGTTAAGGGTAGTCCCTTCGGTGTTGATGCCAAAAAGTGTTTGTCGCATGATCTTGTCGGTGCATAGATAGTATTTTGCGAAACCAACCCTCGCGCACCCGCCGGTCACAGAAGCAACTCTACCACGATATGGGACGAGATCGAATATGCTTCTTCCTCGTTGCATCACCGCCGGGGCAAATGGCACAAGGACATGaaagaaaacctaacaaactaggccAAGACTTTACACTAATACGCACGATATGCATGCCGCCCTCACTCGTCGGCGTCGAAACCAACTAGGAAACATGAGGGAAGGGCTTTGTGGCGCCATATGGTAGTATTTTTTTAACGGGAGAGAATTACTGCATGGTTTTGACCGTCATCACCGGCGGGGCTACGTTGTAGCAAAAAGGGCCATGGCCCGCCCAAGTTTTTATGCAATTGGCTGGGCTAAGAGTAAATGTGGCTCATAATTATCAAAAATAAAAATATTGAACTTGTCTTCAGACTAGCCCGCTCATACTTTTGAGAGTAGCTCCGCCACTGGGCCCAGGTGAACATTGGAGACAAGCAAACCAATAAATATAAGTAGATGCAACTTCCAACAGCAGTGTACTGTACTCACTCCTACTAGTAATTTTGATTACTACAAATTTAGCATCCCATGGCCAGGCCGAATGCGATGTCCTTGCACGGATACTCCTATTATGGAACCAAATTACTTGCTTCCACGCAAAGCAACCCACCAGCAGGCGAATTCCTTCGCCGTTGCCGTCCCTGTCAAATTCAGAGAGAATTCATTGATCACCCGCAACCAGCTTCCCCCATCCTCGGTGCTCTCCTCCTTCACGCACGCACCACTTCGCGGGGTAAAGCTAGCAGTTTCGATTTCGCGTCCCTATCCTCTCATCCGACGGCTCGCTCGGCACCGACCACCATCCAACGGGCCCGAGGCCCGAACCGCTTTATATAAACAACTCGCATCGGGTCCGTGGTGCGGCACACGTCACTTGGCTCGGCTCCGCTCTCCTCTCTCTCCTTCATCCTCCTCCGGTTTCTGGtgagctcccccctccccctctccctgcTAGCGGTGCGCTTCTCGTGGACTCCGCTCGACTGACTGCTTTCTAGCGCGCGTTAGAGTGCGGGAGGTGGTGATTCTCGTGTGCGGGTCACTGGGTTTTTGGTGTGGATCTGCTCCCTTCCCGGGTGTGAGTTCGAGGACTCGATCTGGCCTTTTCGCCGATTTATTTTGTCTCTTTTGAGCGCCGGTTTTGGTCTGGATTGTGCTCGGCGTCGGCGGTTAGATTTCGTTTCTGCTTGTCCGGCTCGCGTTTTTGGCGTCGGTCGATTCCAGGCTGCCTCTCGCGTGCTCCGCGGCGTTATCTGCCTCCGATTTCTCTGGAATTTTTCCGATTTCGTTGGTTCCCGTTTCAGTCGCTCTGAACCCTCGATTCGGCCCTTGCTAGTAGGTTTCTGTGGGATTTCCGCGCCTAAATTCCCACTCGGCTGCGTTTTTTGTGGGATTTGGTTGCGGTACTACTGTCAGTCAACTAGTAGTTTAGGAGCGTGCTCTGCTACTTTCCCCACTAGGATTTACCCAGTCTCGCTTCCTCTTACGGTTCGATTAACCCCTCCGATTTGCTGCAGATCGCGACCATGGGAACCCGCGGACTCGCCGTGCTGCTCCTAGCGGCGGTGCTGCTGCAGGCCCTCCTCCCGGCGTCGGAGGCGGAGGGCCTGGTGCGGATCGCGCTGAAGAAGCGCCACATCGACCGGAACAGCCGCGTCGCCGCGAGCCTCTCCGGCCGCGAGGAGGGGCAGCACCACCTCATCGGCGGCGCCAACACCCTCCGCTCCGAGGAGGAGGGCGACATCGTGTCCCTCAAGAACTACATGAACGCCCAGTACTTCGGGGAGATCGGCGTCGGCACGCCGCCGCAGAAGTTCACCGTCATCTTCGACACCGGCAGCTCCAACCTCTGGGTGCCCTCCGCCAAGTGCTACTTCTCGGTGCGTCCTGCCTCCTCCTCGGTGGTGCTGACGCCGTTTTTACTTTTATTTTAGGATTAGGAGGATTTGGTTGTCCGTGATGCAGGggatttgacttttggtttggtgCTTTGTTGGTGCAGATTGCGTGCTACCTCCACGCACGATACAAGGCGGGTGCGTCCAGCACCTACAAGAAGAATGGTTAGCGTCTGGAAACTTCTCTCACCACCATGCTAGTGGTTGTGCTTTACAGTTGACATGTTCTATTCCTGTCTATTTACTTGCTGCTAAAGATAGTGTGTATTGTAACATCCCTCTGTGATTTGTGCACTTCACATGCATTTCCCCCACCACCCACCAACCGTAGCATGCTATTTGTATGTGCTGCAGTCATTCTTGCACTTGATTTTAAATCTGCCTAGTTCCAGGTAGTGTCTTAGCTTATCCCATATGTCAAGTTCCAGCTACCAGGTAGTGTCTTAGCTTATACAGGTAGTGCCTGGTTCCAGGTAGTCTGGAGAAATTCCTGTCTGTTAAGCCGAAATTGAACAGTTATGAGCTGAGATTGCTTTGTAAAAATATTTTCTGTGAAGTCAGATGTGTACTGATGAACTACTGTAAACCATTCATGGTTGAATGTGAAGCAGATGGTCAGTTCACTTTAGGTGCAACATCCTTGAAAAGGATGCTGCAAAATGACTGATGTTGAAGTAGTGCCCATTGCTGTAGTCAGACATAGTTATGGAGGTGTCGTAAGTTGTAACAGTAGCTGTCTTTGTTGAGCCTATTAAATAGCATTTGCAAGTTGCAACTCTAGTCACATACTATTATACAGGAAATGATAATGTCCAGTCCTTGCTATAGCCTTTTTATGTTTTGGCAGAGTCATACTGATGATTCTCCACATTTTCATTGGTTTCCTTTTTGTTTGCTCTGATTAATTCATCTCTCTATTTGGTAGCCGTTCGCTTTTGATAATGTTGTTTTCTCTTGTTATGTCACCAGGAAAGCCTGCTGCCATTCAGTACGGCACTGGTTCAATTGCTGGATATTTCAGTGAGGATAGTGTTACAGTGGGTGATCTAGTTGTGAAAGATCAGGTTTGTGTCTCTTTATATTTCTGAGTTGATTTGTTGATTATCTCTGATTGTATGCATCACATTAATGTTTTTTCTTGTTAATATCTTATTTGGTTACCATATTAGGAATTCATTGAAGCTACAAAGGAGCCAGGTGTTACTTTCTTGGTTGCAAAGTTTGATGGTATTCTTGGGCTTGGGTTTAAGGAAATATCTGTTGGCAAAGCAGTACCTGTGTGGTAAGACAATCTGGCCATTAGGATTGTCTTTATTCATCTCTTCTGCATAGTTCAATTGCTTTATTGCTGTAAGAATAATATGTTACTTTGCATATAGTGCTTTCGGCCATGCAGTGCTATTACAATTCTTTCACTGGTAGCTGCAAGGACATTGGCTTTTAGTAGTTCCTATGTGCAGAACATAGCATATATAATTGTCAGTATCCTAAATATTGACCTGATGAGGAAATCAGTAACCTCCCTTTATTTAGTTGTCGCAGTTTAAATGATACTCTGCTGGACTTCTTGTTGTGTGTTCATGTTTGCTGCATCGGTCATGGTAGCTTTGCTTCTAACAAAACAAATACTGTATATACTTAAGTATTTACGTTCATGACTTCATGTATGTGGAACTGTCCTACAGTTTGGTTCATGCATTTACTTGTtctgtttctctcatacatgtcacGATTAGCCTTGCACACTCTTTGGATTGTAGCATATTCATGATCCCTAATGATACATAAACATTGCAGGTATAATATGGTAGAGCAAGGTCTCATCAGTGATCCTGTTTTCTCGTTCTGGTTGAACCGACATGCTGATGATGAAGGAGAGGGTGGTGAAATTATTTTTGGAGGAATGGATCCTAAACACTACGTGGGTGAACACACATATGTCCCAGTCACCCAGAAGGGATATTGGCAGGTTAGTCTTGTTCTTGTGTAATTTGAATAATATTTTATCCTCTAGCTTATGAATGCACACTTACTTGCTGCAGTTTGACATGGGTGATGTCCTGGTTGGAGGGAAGTCCACAGGTACGGAATGGTTATCTTCATGTTAAAATCTTAATGTGTTTAAATCTGAATTATCTTATGCGTGTTCACACCTGTGGTTATCAGGATTCTGTGCTGGCGGTTGTGCTGCAATTGCTGATTCTGGAACTTCATTGCTTGCTGGTCCCACGGTATGTTGTGATCTTCATATAATTG
Proteins encoded in this window:
- the LOC778397 gene encoding phytepsin isoform X1, with translation MGTRGLAVLLLAAVLLQALLPASEAEGLVRIALKKRHIDRNSRVAASLSGREEGQHHLIGGANTLRSEEEGDIVSLKNYMNAQYFGEIGVGTPPQKFTVIFDTGSSNLWVPSAKCYFSIACYLHARYKAGASSTYKKNGKPAAIQYGTGSIAGYFSEDSVTVGDLVVKDQEFIEATKEPGVTFLVAKFDGILGLGFKEISVGKAVPVWYNMVEQGLISDPVFSFWLNRHADDEGEGGEIIFGGMDPKHYVGEHTYVPVTQKGYWQFDMGDVLVGGKSTGFCAGGCAAIADSGTSLLAGPTAIITEINEKIGAAGVVSQECKTIVSQYGQQILDLLLAETQPKKVCSQVGLCTFDGTRGVSAGIRSVVDDEPVKSNGLHTDPMCSACEMAVVWMQNQLAQNKTQDLILDYVNQLCNRLPSPMGESAVDCASLGSMPDIEFTISGKKFALKPEEYILKVGEGAAAQCISGFTAMDIPPPRGPLWILGDVFMGPYHTVFDYGKLRVGFAKAA
- the LOC778397 gene encoding phytepsin isoform X2 → MGTRGLAVLLLAAVLLQALLPASEAEGLVRIALKKRHIDRNSRVAASLSGREEGQHHLIGGANTLRSEEEGDIVSLKNYMNAQYFGEIGVGTPPQKFTVIFDTGSSNLWVPSAKCYFSIACYLHARYKAGASSTYKKNGKPAAIQYGTGSIAGYFSEDSVTVGDLVVKDQEFIEATKEPGVTFLVAKFDGILGLGFKEISVGKAVPVWYNMVEQGLISDPVFSFWLNRHADDEGEGGEIIFGGMDPKHYVGEHTYVPVTQKGYWQFDMGDVLVGGKSTGFCAGGCAAIADSGTSLLAGPTAIITEINEKIGAAGVVSQECKTIVSQYGQQILDLLLAETQPKKVCSQVGLCTFDGTRGVSAGIRSVVDDEPVKSNGLHTDPMCSACEMAVVWMQNQLAQNKTQDLILDYVNQLCNRLPSPMGESAVDCASLGSMPDIEFTISGKKFALKPEEYILKVGEGAAAQCISGFTAMDIPPPRGPLW